The genomic stretch TTATTTTTTTTAGGCAGATGCTTTTTTAAAAAAAGCTATACAGTGGTTATTATTATTTAAAAATAGAATAAATTATAATATTAAGATAGTTATCCACAAGCCTTGTGGATTGTGATAGAGTCTTTTCTTGTCAAGCTTTTTTTATTTTTTTTTAATGAGTGAAATTTTTATATTAGTAGTAAATTTTTCGTAAAGAAAAAGTGAGTTGAATCAATGAACTTTCTTATTTGTTTTTTACGGTTGCAAAATTATTGCGGATTTTAATGGTCTTTTGATTTTATTTTGGCCTCTTGCATTTTACCTCTTCTGTTTTGTATGGTCTTTAATAGAAACTGAAAATGCGCAAGGTTTACATCAGCTAGATGCTATAGTGTGTTAAATGAAGAATGCTTTAGCTTAAGCGAGTTTTCGGGTGAGCTTTTTGGTTTCTTTATTGATATGTTTTGTCATTTTGAAGAGCATATCGTACAATCAGTAAAGGATAAATCTTATTGGTCATCTTTGTTAGTCGGGTTGTAATAAGGCTATCTTAGGGGAGGGTGAATTATCTCATTTGGGGAAAGGAGCACTTGCCTTGGCTAAGTAGATATTTAGCTGTTTGGCAGGACAAGATTGTAGTTTTTATCGGAATAAAAGATGGTGGATAAATTGAGTTCTAGAGCTAATTCCTTGAAAAGGGTTTCGGTGGATGTCCTGTCGACAGAAAGAGTAATAAATCAAATGACGAATATAAATGAAATGGGTGGTACAAATACTCTTGGAGAGCGTCCAGTTATTTCAGAAGAGGAAGGTGCAGCTGCTTTTGCACGTGTGATGGCGCAATTAAAAGTGCGGGTTGGTGTTGAGGCTTATACCAGTTGGTTTGGTCGTTTGAAGCTTTCCGAGTATAATCGTAATCTTGTGAAGCTTTCTGTTCCTACAGCATTTTTGCGTTCATGGATTAATAATCATTACGGTTCTCTTTTAACCAGTTTATGGCAACAAGAAAATTCGGCGATTCTTCGAGTTGAAGTTATTGTTCGTGATTTAAAGCGCGTTTCAAAAAGTGGAGTATGCAAAACAAATGGAGGCTCTGTTATTGCAGTTCCTGAGGAGCAGAATACTTCATCTTTAGCTGAGAGTTATGTGGAGCATTCAGTCAAGAATTCTCAAGCAGGGATCTTTGGTTCGCCACTTGATTCGCGTTATACTTTTGAGAATTTTGTTGAGGGGGCTTCAAATCGTGTTGCTTTGGCTGCAGCGCGTTCAATTGCAGAGGGGCATAAAAGTGCGTTGCGGTTTAACCCTCTTTTTATTCATGCATCAGTTGGTTTGGGAAAAACGCATTTGCTTCAAGCTATTGCGGCGGCTGCTTTGAAGCGTTTAACGCCTGCGCGGGTTATTTATTTGACTGCTGAATATTTTATGTGGCGTTTTGCGACAGCTATTCGTGATAATAATGCTCTTTCTTTTAAAGAACAGCTTCGCGATATTGATCTTTTAATTATTGATGATATGCAATTTTTACAAGGTAAATCGATTCAACACGAATTTTGCCATTTGCTCAACATGTTACTTGATAGTGCAAAACAGGTTATTGTAGCTGCAGAT from Bartonella sp. WD16.2 encodes the following:
- the dnaA gene encoding chromosomal replication initiator protein DnaA, yielding MVDKLSSRANSLKRVSVDVLSTERVINQMTNINEMGGTNTLGERPVISEEEGAAAFARVMAQLKVRVGVEAYTSWFGRLKLSEYNRNLVKLSVPTAFLRSWINNHYGSLLTSLWQQENSAILRVEVIVRDLKRVSKSGVCKTNGGSVIAVPEEQNTSSLAESYVEHSVKNSQAGIFGSPLDSRYTFENFVEGASNRVALAAARSIAEGHKSALRFNPLFIHASVGLGKTHLLQAIAAAALKRLTPARVIYLTAEYFMWRFATAIRDNNALSFKEQLRDIDLLIIDDMQFLQGKSIQHEFCHLLNMLLDSAKQVIVAADRPPAELESLDLRVRSRLQGGVALEIEAPDYEMRLKMLQQRLRVARQDDSAIEISNDILEYIAKTILGSGRDIEGAFNQLLFRQSFESDLSLERVDELLGHLTRSGEPKRIRIEEIQRTVARHYNVSKQDLLSNRRTRTVVKPRQVAMYLAKVLTPRSLPEIGRRFGGRDHTTVLHAVRKIEDLIYDDQTLAKELELLKRLIGEQAV